A section of the Pseudovibrio sp. M1P-2-3 genome encodes:
- a CDS encoding protein meaA, whose translation MSSKGSPEVKRDRPWMFRTYAGHSTAADSNRLYRTNLEKGQTGLSVAFDLPTQTGYDPDHPLSKGEVGKVGVPVSHLGDMRALFNEIPLERMNTSMTINATAPWLLALYVAAADEQGADRSQLAGTTQNDLIKEYLSRGTYVFPPASSMRLTTDVISWTYKNMPKWNPMNVCSYHLQEAGATPVQELSFALATAIEILDRIKADDTISSEDFPAAVGRISFFVNAGMRFVTEMCKMRAFTELWDEICRERYGVEEERYRRFRYGVQVNSLGLTEQQPENNVYRILLEMMAVVLSKNARARAVQLPAWNEALGLPRPFDQQWSLRMQQIVAYETDLLEYADIFDGSKEIETKVETLKAQAREELAHIEGMGGAVAAVENSYMKQQLVNANSRRLEGIESGDQTVVGVNKWTQSEPSPLSGGEDGGILTVPDHVETEAVERITQWRAQRDDNAVQQALESLRKAARGSMNIMGPSIACAKAGVTTGEWGTALRSIYGEYRAPTGVGRAARNDAEDLQPVRDAVNAVSRKLGRRLKFLVGKPGLDGHSNGAEQIAVRARDSGMDVIYDGIRLTPEQIVEKAIEEQAHVIGLSILSGSHMALVKDVLTELKKRNWTSIPVVVGGIIPEDDEQSLRKSGVTSVYTPKDFQLSDIMMDIVSILDEKADTLTEAS comes from the coding sequence ATGAGTTCGAAAGGCTCGCCTGAGGTCAAACGTGACCGGCCATGGATGTTTCGTACCTATGCAGGGCATTCGACCGCCGCTGATAGTAATCGGCTATATAGGACCAATCTAGAAAAAGGCCAGACAGGTCTTTCTGTTGCCTTCGACCTTCCCACTCAGACTGGTTATGACCCTGACCACCCTTTATCCAAAGGCGAAGTCGGGAAAGTTGGTGTTCCAGTCTCTCACCTTGGTGATATGCGAGCACTGTTCAACGAAATTCCTTTGGAACGTATGAACACATCCATGACTATCAACGCCACAGCTCCCTGGTTACTCGCACTTTATGTAGCCGCAGCTGATGAGCAGGGCGCTGATCGGTCTCAGCTAGCTGGAACCACCCAGAACGACCTTATTAAAGAGTACTTGTCACGCGGTACATATGTATTTCCTCCAGCTTCATCCATGCGCTTAACAACGGATGTAATTTCCTGGACCTACAAGAATATGCCGAAATGGAACCCCATGAATGTGTGTTCCTATCACTTGCAGGAAGCTGGGGCGACACCAGTTCAGGAACTCTCCTTTGCCTTGGCAACGGCAATTGAGATTCTTGACCGCATAAAAGCAGATGACACCATAAGTAGTGAGGACTTCCCTGCCGCGGTTGGCCGTATTTCATTCTTTGTGAATGCCGGCATGCGTTTCGTTACTGAAATGTGCAAAATGCGAGCTTTCACGGAGTTATGGGATGAAATTTGCCGCGAACGATACGGGGTGGAAGAGGAACGCTATCGCCGCTTCCGTTATGGCGTGCAGGTGAACTCCCTTGGATTGACAGAGCAGCAACCTGAAAACAACGTTTACCGCATCCTCCTTGAAATGATGGCAGTTGTTCTTTCTAAAAATGCTCGTGCTCGGGCAGTACAATTGCCAGCATGGAACGAGGCACTCGGCCTTCCAAGGCCATTTGACCAGCAGTGGTCACTGCGTATGCAGCAAATTGTTGCCTATGAAACCGACCTGCTTGAATATGCTGATATATTTGATGGTTCAAAAGAAATTGAGACCAAGGTCGAGACATTAAAAGCTCAGGCCCGCGAAGAACTAGCCCACATTGAAGGAATGGGGGGAGCTGTTGCTGCAGTTGAAAACAGCTATATGAAGCAGCAGCTTGTGAACGCCAACAGCCGCCGCCTGGAAGGCATTGAAAGTGGCGATCAAACCGTTGTTGGTGTAAACAAGTGGACGCAAAGTGAGCCCTCTCCTCTTAGCGGCGGAGAGGATGGTGGCATCCTGACTGTCCCCGACCATGTGGAAACGGAAGCTGTTGAGCGCATAACGCAATGGCGAGCCCAGCGCGATGACAATGCAGTTCAGCAAGCCCTTGAATCCCTAAGAAAAGCCGCCCGTGGTTCAATGAACATTATGGGTCCGTCCATTGCATGCGCAAAAGCTGGCGTCACGACGGGAGAATGGGGAACTGCTCTTCGTTCTATTTACGGTGAGTACCGAGCCCCAACCGGCGTTGGCAGAGCAGCTAGAAATGACGCGGAAGATTTGCAGCCCGTTCGCGATGCAGTCAATGCTGTTTCTCGCAAATTGGGCCGCCGCCTTAAATTTCTCGTTGGCAAACCCGGTCTTGATGGCCACTCCAATGGTGCCGAGCAAATTGCAGTGCGGGCCAGAGATAGCGGTATGGACGTAATCTATGACGGAATTCGTTTAACGCCGGAACAAATCGTTGAAAAAGCTATTGAAGAGCAAGCCCATGTTATTGGTCTCTCTATTTTGTCTGGCTCACATATGGCACTTGTCAAAGATGTCCTCACAGAGCTGAAAAAACGAAATTGGACATCCATCCCTGTTGTTGTTGGCGGTATTATTCCAGAGGATGATGAGCAAAGCCTGCGGAAAAGCGGTGTGACTTCTGTTTATACCCCAAAGGACTTCCAGCTCTCCGACATCATGATGGATATTGTCTCAATTCTAGATGAAAAAGCAGACACTCTAACTGAAGCCTCCTAG
- the ccrA gene encoding crotonyl-CoA carboxylase/reductase, giving the protein MSAVAQANDNGPKKQAEYKDLYEVGEIPPLGHVPKNMYAWSIRQDRHGPPEEAMIQEVVPVWELDSNEVLVLVMAAGVNYNGIWAALGQPISTLEAHKHPYHVAGSDASGIVWAVGAKVKRWKVGDEVVVHCNQDDGDDEACNGGDPMFSNSQRIWGYETPDGSFAQYARVQSQQLMKRPQHLTWEEASCYTLTLATAYRMLFGHDPHALKPGQNVLIWGASGGLGVFGVQLAAAAGANAIGVISDEDKRDYVLSLGAKGVINRKDFNCWGQLPKVNSPEYDNWTKEARKFGKAIWEITGKGNDVDLVFEHPGEATFPVSTLVAKRGGMVVFCAGTTGFNLTFDARYVWMRQKRIQGSHFAHLKQASEANQFVIDRRIDPCMSEVFPWDQIPQAHTKMWKNQHAPGNMAVLVGAPVAGLRSFDDVLEASR; this is encoded by the coding sequence ATGAGCGCGGTAGCACAAGCTAACGACAACGGACCAAAGAAGCAGGCAGAGTATAAAGATCTCTATGAAGTAGGGGAAATTCCTCCTTTAGGTCACGTACCAAAGAACATGTACGCATGGTCAATCCGGCAGGATCGTCATGGTCCGCCAGAAGAGGCTATGATTCAGGAAGTTGTGCCAGTTTGGGAACTGGATAGCAATGAAGTGCTGGTTCTGGTGATGGCTGCAGGTGTGAACTATAACGGAATTTGGGCGGCGCTTGGTCAACCAATTTCAACCCTTGAAGCTCACAAGCACCCCTATCACGTTGCTGGATCTGATGCCTCTGGAATTGTTTGGGCTGTCGGTGCTAAAGTTAAGCGCTGGAAAGTCGGCGATGAGGTCGTTGTTCACTGTAACCAGGATGATGGGGATGACGAGGCCTGTAATGGTGGCGATCCGATGTTCTCTAATTCCCAGAGGATTTGGGGTTATGAGACACCAGACGGATCCTTTGCTCAGTATGCACGTGTACAATCACAGCAGCTAATGAAGCGTCCACAACACCTGACTTGGGAAGAGGCGTCGTGCTACACACTGACGCTTGCAACAGCCTATAGAATGCTGTTTGGCCATGATCCTCATGCGCTTAAGCCAGGTCAAAACGTATTGATTTGGGGAGCTTCTGGTGGTCTTGGGGTGTTTGGTGTGCAGCTGGCTGCCGCTGCTGGAGCAAATGCGATTGGTGTGATTTCTGACGAAGACAAGCGTGATTATGTTCTCTCGTTAGGTGCTAAAGGCGTTATCAATCGGAAGGACTTTAACTGCTGGGGGCAGCTGCCAAAAGTTAACTCTCCTGAATATGATAACTGGACCAAAGAAGCTCGTAAGTTTGGTAAGGCCATTTGGGAAATTACCGGTAAAGGTAATGACGTTGATCTGGTCTTTGAACATCCAGGTGAAGCAACTTTCCCGGTGTCTACGCTTGTTGCAAAGCGTGGTGGTATGGTTGTATTTTGTGCCGGAACAACAGGGTTCAACCTCACTTTTGATGCACGTTATGTCTGGATGAGGCAAAAGCGTATTCAGGGGTCGCACTTTGCGCACCTGAAGCAGGCAAGTGAGGCAAACCAGTTTGTGATTGATCGTCGTATTGATCCTTGCATGAGCGAAGTGTTCCCTTGGGACCAGATTCCGCAGGCTCATACCAAAATGTGGAAGAACCAACACGCACCTGGAAACATGGCGGTTCTTGTTGGTGCGCCTGTAGCAGGTTTGCGTTCTTTTGATGATGTGCTTGAAGCATCTCGCTGA